The Thermodesulfobacteriota bacterium genome includes a region encoding these proteins:
- the rpmE gene encoding 50S ribosomal protein L31, translating into MKKGIHPDYSQTNIRCACGNTIETRSTKKDIVVEICSKCHPFFTGKQKLIDSAGRVERFRRKYGIK; encoded by the coding sequence ATGAAAAAAGGAATTCACCCCGATTATTCTCAAACAAACATCAGATGTGCTTGTGGGAATACCATTGAGACAAGGTCAACAAAAAAGGACATAGTGGTAGAGATTTGCTCAAAATGCCACCCCTTTTTCACAGGGAAGCAAAAGCTAATAGATTCTGCTGGGCGAGTGGAGAGGTTTAGAAGGAAGTATGGTATTAAATGA
- the prmC gene encoding peptide chain release factor N(5)-glutamine methyltransferase, whose translation MNDKTWTVLRLLNWTAQYFNENGIENPRLDAEVLLAHSLGTNRLSLYLNYDKPVHKGELREYKKLIKRRIRREPLQYITGYQEFWSLNLKVARGVLIPRPETEILVEEALRTFPQDKSSDKTINILELGTGSGAIAIALAKELRKGSIVATDISDIAIKTASENARFHGVEEYITFLQGSLFKPVRERAGAFNLVISNPPYIPIEDFKDLQPEVRGFEPRITLNGGKEGLRFYRQILSQAGRYLARDGWLMLELGKGQAEKVTRLIELTGEFNPASIVKDFSGIERVVKAQKKG comes from the coding sequence TTGAATGATAAGACATGGACAGTCCTGCGACTGCTCAATTGGACTGCTCAATATTTTAACGAAAACGGCATTGAAAATCCCAGACTGGATGCTGAGGTTCTATTGGCACACTCATTGGGAACTAATCGGCTCAGTTTGTACCTAAATTATGATAAGCCTGTTCATAAAGGTGAACTAAGAGAATATAAAAAGCTTATTAAAAGAAGGATAAGAAGAGAGCCTTTACAGTATATTACAGGGTACCAGGAGTTCTGGTCTTTAAATCTCAAAGTTGCCAGAGGGGTATTGATCCCTCGCCCGGAAACTGAGATCTTGGTAGAAGAGGCCCTCAGGACATTTCCTCAAGATAAATCATCTGATAAAACAATCAATATATTAGAACTCGGTACGGGGAGTGGGGCTATAGCCATTGCCCTGGCAAAAGAACTCCGCAAAGGATCGATTGTTGCAACAGACATATCAGACATAGCTATAAAAACTGCCAGTGAAAATGCCAGATTCCATGGGGTGGAAGAATACATAACTTTTTTACAGGGCAGTCTCTTTAAACCTGTAAGGGAAAGAGCTGGTGCCTTTAATCTTGTTATATCCAATCCTCCATATATTCCCATAGAAGATTTCAAGGATCTTCAACCAGAAGTGAGGGGTTTTGAACCGAGAATCACCTTGAATGGTGGGAAAGAAGGACTAAGATTCTATCGACAGATATTATCTCAAGCAGGAAGATATTTGGCCAGAGATGGCTGGCTAATGCTGGAGCTGGGGAAAGGACAGGCAGAAAAGGTAACCAGACTTATAGAATTAACGGGAGAATTTAATCCAGCATCGATTGTAAAGGATTTTTCAGGGATTGAAAGGGTAGTAAAGGCCCAAAAGAAGGGATAG
- the murA gene encoding UDP-N-acetylglucosamine 1-carboxyvinyltransferase, protein MEKIIINGGKRLAGEVKISGAKNAALPILAASILTEGWNTFSNVPNLRDIETIKKLLLGLGVKVEEEEDIKINAAGLNNYEAPYDLVKTMRASVLVLGPLIARLKKAKVALPGGCAIGARPINLHLNGLTALGAKVDLKHGYVEAEAKSLKGVPIFFDIPTVTGTENLMMAATLADGVTTLENAACEPEVVELANVLKKMGANIRGEGTEVITIEGVKELKPINHTIIPDRIEAGTFMIAAGITAGNIKVHNCNIEHMDAVFSKLKEAGLKLTCESDGVRVIGTKPIRSVDIKTLPYPGFPTDMQAQMMVLMCFANGTSVISETVFENRFMHVSELRRMGADVRIEGRSAIVKGVSGLNGAPVMATDLRASASLILAGLAAEGKTEISRIYHIDRGYERIVEKLSNLGADIKRVKD, encoded by the coding sequence TTGGAAAAGATAATAATAAACGGCGGAAAGAGACTGGCGGGTGAAGTTAAGATTAGCGGTGCCAAGAATGCTGCCCTTCCAATACTTGCAGCTTCCATACTTACAGAGGGTTGGAATACCTTTTCAAATGTTCCAAACCTGAGGGATATAGAGACCATAAAAAAATTGCTTCTAGGACTGGGTGTAAAGGTTGAAGAAGAAGAGGATATAAAGATCAATGCTGCTGGTTTAAACAATTATGAGGCTCCGTATGATCTGGTTAAGACAATGCGGGCCTCAGTCTTAGTACTGGGTCCGCTGATCGCCAGATTAAAGAAGGCAAAGGTAGCTCTGCCAGGGGGATGTGCTATTGGAGCAAGGCCTATTAATCTTCATCTAAATGGATTGACTGCCCTGGGGGCAAAGGTAGACCTTAAGCATGGTTATGTGGAAGCGGAAGCAAAAAGTCTCAAAGGGGTTCCTATCTTTTTCGACATCCCAACCGTTACCGGCACAGAAAATCTAATGATGGCGGCAACCTTAGCTGACGGTGTAACGACCCTGGAGAATGCTGCCTGTGAACCTGAAGTGGTGGAGCTGGCTAATGTCTTGAAGAAGATGGGAGCAAATATAAGAGGAGAAGGAACAGAGGTTATAACCATTGAAGGGGTGAAGGAATTAAAGCCTATTAATCATACAATTATTCCGGATCGGATAGAAGCAGGGACATTTATGATTGCTGCTGGAATAACTGCCGGCAATATTAAAGTCCATAACTGCAATATAGAACACATGGATGCCGTATTCAGCAAGCTTAAAGAAGCAGGACTTAAGTTAACCTGTGAGAGTGATGGGGTCAGAGTAATTGGAACCAAACCAATACGAAGTGTTGATATAAAGACATTGCCCTATCCCGGGTTCCCAACGGACATGCAGGCTCAGATGATGGTATTGATGTGTTTTGCAAATGGGACAAGTGTAATTTCTGAGACAGTCTTTGAAAACAGATTCATGCATGTTAGTGAACTTAGAAGGATGGGAGCAGATGTCAGGATTGAGGGGCGCAGTGCTATTGTAAAGGGTGTTTCTGGTTTAAATGGAGCCCCTGTTATGGCAACCGATCTGAGGGCAAGCGCCTCCCTCATTTTAGCCGGTCTTGCCGCAGAAGGAAAAACAGAGATATCAAGAATCTATCATATAGACAGGGGATATGAACGTATAGTAGAAAAACTTTCGAATTTAGGTGCCGACATAAAAAGAGTTAAAGATTGA
- a CDS encoding response regulator, whose amino-acid sequence MQDEANILIVDDELGPRESLKMILKPISNVYTAENGEEALEFIKQKPVNLVTLDLKMPGIPGIEVLKEIKGYNPDIEVIIITGYGSLNTAVEALKYGALDYINKPFNIPQVEGAVKKGVKRYKINILSRMLTQTLNISKEEMQGVIKMGDTQLEMQLLYTEKLTVLGKLTPKIAHEINNHLQIIYGMAQHGLMKTKRGDVFNKYFESIFTEAGKIDHITQELMKYGRPPERKEDMINVQKILDYSLNLLKDFGETKRFHVRRFYRDALPLIKGNKFQLEQVFINIIINASHAVEKTTNKELIVETDLSSDGHSIEVTISDTGCGIKEENLEKIFSPFFTTKEGEKGKGLGLSIVKTFVEKHQGRIEVKSKLDKGTSFKIILPINSDNKACLE is encoded by the coding sequence ATGCAGGATGAAGCAAACATTTTAATAGTGGATGATGAGTTGGGCCCCCGGGAATCTCTGAAGATGATCTTAAAGCCCATTTCTAATGTATATACTGCTGAAAACGGAGAGGAGGCATTGGAATTTATAAAACAAAAGCCTGTAAATTTGGTGACATTAGATCTAAAGATGCCGGGGATTCCTGGTATAGAAGTCTTAAAGGAGATAAAAGGTTATAACCCTGATATTGAGGTAATTATAATTACAGGTTATGGAAGCCTGAATACAGCGGTAGAAGCCTTGAAATATGGTGCCTTAGACTACATCAATAAGCCTTTCAATATACCTCAAGTCGAGGGGGCTGTAAAAAAGGGGGTTAAAAGATACAAAATTAATATCCTGAGCCGTATGCTGACTCAAACGTTAAATATCTCAAAGGAGGAAATGCAAGGGGTTATAAAAATGGGGGATACACAATTGGAGATGCAGCTCCTATACACTGAAAAGTTAACAGTTTTAGGCAAATTAACCCCTAAGATTGCCCATGAGATTAACAACCATCTCCAGATTATATACGGAATGGCACAACACGGTTTGATGAAAACAAAAAGAGGAGATGTCTTCAATAAATATTTTGAGAGCATTTTTACAGAGGCTGGAAAAATAGACCATATTACCCAAGAATTGATGAAATATGGGAGACCACCAGAACGCAAGGAAGATATGATAAATGTACAGAAAATCCTGGATTATTCTCTTAATTTGTTGAAGGATTTTGGGGAGACTAAAAGGTTCCATGTTCGCAGGTTTTATCGGGATGCTTTGCCTTTAATTAAAGGAAATAAATTTCAATTAGAGCAGGTTTTTATAAACATAATCATAAATGCTTCTCATGCTGTAGAGAAGACAACAAATAAGGAATTAATCGTTGAAACAGACCTTAGCTCAGATGGACACTCTATTGAGGTAACTATTTCTGATACAGGATGTGGAATAAAAGAGGAAAATTTGGAAAAGATATTTTCTCCTTTTTTTACAACAAAAGAAGGGGAAAAAGGTAAAGGACTTGGGCTGTCTATTGTTAAAACTTTTGTAGAGAAACATCAGGGGCGTATCGAGGTAAAGAGTAAATTAGATAAGGGTACAAGCTTTAAGATTATTCTGCCTATAAACTCGGATAATAAGGCTTGTCTCGAATAA
- the prfA gene encoding peptide chain release factor 1 codes for MLQELETAEIRYLELDSLLSSPEIIRDQKRYQQIAREHSDLTEIVESYRNYRKINDQIEENKILLDEDDEEIRELAKSEIHVLQQKFSEFEKRLRTLLIPKDPNDNKNIFLEIRAGTGGEEASLFAAVLFKMYCKYAEVNNWKIDIIDRNVTGMGGFKEIITLIEGKGVYSKLKYESGVHRVQRVPSTEAQGRIHTSTVTVAILPEADEVEAQIDPNDLKIDVFRSSGPGGQSVNTTDSAVRITHLPTGLVVTCQDEKSQHKNKAKALRVLNARLIDKLNEEQKSEISENRKNQVGTGERSERIRTYNFPQGRVTDHRIGLTLYKLDKVLEGDIDEIIDALTAHYQAEAIKSRQ; via the coding sequence ATGTTGCAGGAACTCGAAACAGCTGAGATAAGATACCTAGAATTAGATAGTCTCTTGAGTAGTCCTGAAATAATCAGGGATCAAAAGAGGTATCAACAGATTGCCAGGGAACATTCAGACCTGACTGAAATAGTCGAGTCATATCGTAATTATAGGAAAATAAATGATCAGATAGAAGAAAACAAGATATTACTTGATGAGGACGACGAAGAGATTAGAGAACTTGCAAAATCGGAGATACATGTATTACAGCAAAAATTTTCTGAATTTGAAAAGCGGTTGAGGACTCTCCTCATCCCTAAAGATCCAAATGATAACAAAAACATATTCCTGGAGATTAGAGCCGGTACAGGAGGTGAGGAAGCCAGCCTATTTGCTGCCGTTTTGTTTAAAATGTATTGTAAATATGCGGAGGTGAATAACTGGAAGATTGATATTATAGATCGAAATGTTACTGGAATGGGTGGCTTCAAGGAAATAATTACACTTATAGAAGGAAAAGGGGTATACAGTAAGTTAAAATATGAAAGCGGTGTTCACCGTGTCCAGAGAGTTCCTTCTACCGAGGCACAAGGGAGGATTCACACCTCTACCGTAACGGTAGCCATCCTGCCAGAAGCTGATGAGGTAGAAGCCCAGATAGACCCAAATGATTTAAAGATCGATGTCTTTCGTTCTTCGGGGCCAGGAGGGCAGAGTGTAAATACTACTGATTCTGCAGTTCGAATAACCCATCTTCCAACTGGCTTGGTGGTTACCTGCCAGGATGAAAAATCACAGCATAAGAATAAAGCAAAGGCATTAAGGGTACTCAATGCCCGACTTATAGATAAGTTGAATGAAGAGCAAAAGTCAGAGATTTCTGAGAACCGAAAAAACCAGGTGGGTACTGGAGAACGAAGCGAAAGGATTAGAACCTATAATTTCCCTCAAGGAAGAGTTACTGACCACAGAATTGGGTTGACCCTATACAAATTAGATAAAGTCCTGGAGGGGGATATTGACGAGATTATTGATGCCTTAACAGCCCACTATCAAGCTGAAGCCATAAAGTCCAGACAATAA
- a CDS encoding HD domain-containing phosphohydrolase yields MEEEASVLIVDDELGPRESLRMILKPIFNVHTVENGEEALRFIRQETVNLVTLDLKMPGIPGIEVLKGIKDYNPDIEVIVLTGYGGLNTAVEALRYGALDYIDKPFDVPQIERVVRKGIEKNKTNISAMLRKAMEQTIHAMALAVETKDPYTAGHQQQVVNLACAIAQEMGLPTEQINGIRMAGIIHDIGKIYIPFEILSKPGWLTEIESNLIKAHPQTGYNILDTIEFPWPIAKIVLQHHERIDGSGYPSGLLGEDIILEARILAVADVVEAMACNRPYRPALGIDTALEEISRNRGVLYYPPIVDACLKLFNEKGFKFE; encoded by the coding sequence TTGGAAGAGGAAGCAAGCGTTTTGATAGTGGATGATGAGTTGGGCCCCCGGGAATCTTTAAGGATGATTTTGAAGCCTATCTTTAATGTACACACTGTTGAAAATGGGGAAGAGGCATTGAGATTCATAAGACAGGAGACTGTAAATTTAGTAACATTGGATCTCAAGATGCCGGGGATTCCTGGTATAGAAGTATTAAAGGGGATAAAAGACTATAACCCTGACATTGAGGTAATTGTCCTTACAGGTTATGGAGGCTTAAATACAGCGGTAGAAGCCTTGAGATATGGTGCCTTAGATTATATCGATAAACCCTTTGATGTACCTCAAATAGAGAGGGTCGTAAGAAAGGGGATTGAAAAGAACAAAACCAATATATCTGCAATGTTGCGAAAAGCCATGGAGCAAACCATCCATGCTATGGCTTTGGCAGTTGAAACAAAGGATCCTTATACTGCTGGCCACCAACAGCAGGTTGTCAATCTTGCCTGTGCCATAGCTCAGGAGATGGGTCTTCCAACAGAGCAGATTAATGGGATCCGAATGGCAGGGATTATTCATGATATCGGCAAGATATATATACCTTTCGAGATTCTAAGTAAGCCTGGCTGGTTGACAGAAATCGAATCCAATCTGATTAAAGCTCATCCTCAAACAGGGTACAACATATTGGATACAATAGAATTTCCATGGCCGATTGCCAAAATCGTGCTTCAACATCACGAGAGAATAGACGGTTCTGGATATCCTTCAGGGCTTTTGGGCGAAGACATTATCCTTGAAGCAAGAATATTAGCTGTAGCTGATGTTGTCGAGGCTATGGCATGTAACCGGCCTTACCGACCAGCTCTGGGTATAGACACGGCATTAGAGGAAATCTCGCGGAATAGAGGGGTCCTTTATTATCCTCCAATAGTAGATGCTTGTTTGAAGCTTTTTAACGAGAAGGGGTTTAAGTTTGAGTGA
- the rho gene encoding transcription termination factor Rho — MNLRDLKEKKISELTKLAKQLHIEGANFLSRQELIFAILQAETEKNGLIYGEGVLETLPDGFGFLRAPDYSYLPGPDDIYVSPSQIRRFNLLTGDTVSGQIRPPKDSERYFALLKVESVNFEDPEASREKILFDNLVPLYPQGKIKLETNPQNLSTRIMDLLTPIGKGQRGLIVSPPRAGKTMLLQSIANAITTNHKEIILIVLLIDERPEEVTDMQRSVDGEVVSSTFDEPAQRHVQVAEMIIEKAKRLVEHKGDVVILLDSITRLARAYNAVVPPSGKVLSGGVDSSALHRPKRFFGAARNIEDGGSLTIIATALIDTGSRMDEVIFEEFKGTGNMEIHLDRKLSDRRIFPAMDINRSGTRKEELLISKEDLNRIWILRKVLQPLNPIDAMEFLTDKISGTKTNTEFLDSMNK, encoded by the coding sequence CTGAATTTAAGAGACCTGAAAGAAAAAAAGATCAGTGAATTGACGAAACTAGCAAAACAACTACATATTGAAGGGGCTAATTTCCTTAGCAGGCAAGAGTTGATCTTCGCCATACTTCAAGCTGAGACTGAAAAAAATGGGTTGATATACGGAGAAGGGGTGCTTGAAACCCTGCCCGATGGCTTCGGCTTCTTAAGGGCTCCTGACTATAGCTATTTGCCTGGGCCAGATGATATATATGTTTCACCTTCCCAGATTAGAAGATTCAATCTTTTGACTGGTGACACAGTCTCAGGACAAATAAGACCACCAAAGGACAGCGAGAGATACTTTGCCCTTCTTAAGGTAGAATCTGTTAATTTTGAAGACCCTGAAGCATCCAGGGAAAAGATTCTTTTCGACAATCTGGTACCCCTTTATCCCCAGGGTAAAATTAAGTTGGAAACCAATCCTCAAAATCTTTCCACAAGGATAATGGACTTGTTGACCCCTATAGGAAAAGGACAGAGGGGATTGATTGTTTCACCCCCTAGAGCCGGTAAGACGATGCTTCTTCAGAGCATAGCCAATGCTATTACAACCAATCACAAAGAGATAATCCTGATAGTCCTTTTAATAGATGAGCGTCCGGAAGAGGTTACGGATATGCAGCGCTCAGTGGATGGGGAGGTGGTTAGTTCCACTTTTGACGAACCGGCTCAGAGACACGTACAGGTTGCCGAGATGATTATTGAGAAGGCAAAAAGGCTTGTGGAGCATAAGGGGGATGTTGTTATTCTCCTTGATAGCATTACCAGGTTGGCAAGGGCATATAATGCTGTAGTTCCACCAAGTGGAAAAGTCCTTTCCGGAGGAGTAGATTCCAGTGCCCTCCATCGTCCAAAGAGGTTCTTTGGGGCGGCAAGAAACATCGAGGATGGAGGAAGTCTTACCATTATTGCTACAGCTTTGATTGATACTGGCAGCAGAATGGATGAAGTTATATTCGAAGAATTCAAGGGTACAGGCAATATGGAGATACATCTGGACAGAAAGTTGAGTGATAGAAGGATATTCCCTGCCATGGATATCAATCGCTCTGGCACAAGAAAAGAGGAACTCCTTATCTCTAAAGAAGATTTGAATAGAATATGGATACTGAGAAAGGTACTTCAGCCTTTGAACCCTATTGATGCAATGGAGTTTCTTACAGATAAGATTTCAGGTACCAAGACCAACACGGAGTTTTTAGATTCTATGAATAAGTAG